From Cyanobacterium sp. T60_A2020_053:
TTTTCAGCTACCGACTGTATTTTTAATTTGAGTTCACCCCATGAGCAATCACGAATTAACCTGTTTAATGCTCTTTTTGCTGATTGATTATTTTTAATATATTTCCCATTTTCATCTTGTTTAGGTTTGCACCTTTTGCTCATTCCTTGAATGTTTAAATCTTCTAAGACAATGACATCAGCTAACCTAACTAAATGATGAGCAATATTCCATTGATAGTCAGTTCTTTGATTAACTATTTTTTGGTCAATTCTAGCTAGTTTTTGAAAGGCTTTTTTCTGATTATTAGAGCCTCTCTTTTTACGACTAGCTCTACGTTGTCTAATGGTTTTAGTTCTTTCTAATTGCTTCTCAAATTGAGGATTTTTAATCTGTTCACCATTACTTAATGCCAACAATTTTTTTATCCCCAAGTCACAACCTATTCCTGATTTAACTTTATCTAAATCTTTTGGTTGAGACTGAGGAATAGACTTATCCTCAACGGAAATAGAAACATACCAACCATTGGCTTTTTGTCTAACAGTAACCGATTTTAAACTAAAACCTTCAGGGATTTGACGAGACTGAAAAAACCTCATCCATCCAATAGAAGGAAGATAGATTTTATTACCTTTTATTTTAACTTGATTTGGTGGGTAATTAAAACTTTTAAACCTTTGGCGAGTCTTAAATTTAGGGTATCCTCTACCATTAAAAAAGTTCTTAAAAGCAGTATCTAATTTGCGTAAATTTTGCTGTAAAACCGTTGAATGGATTTGCTTATACCATTTTCTATTTTTTTTTAAATTAGGCAATTCTGAAGACTGCATTTCATAGGCACTCCGTTTTTTACTCCCCTTAAAAGGCTCTCCTAATTGTGAGTTTTTAGATACAGAGCAGGTTAAAGGACAAGATTCAGCTTTTGATTTTAAATCGCAGTAATTCCCTAATTTGGGTTGAGTTACTTGCTCATAGCTTTCTATCCTGTCTCTAAGACAATAGTTGTAATGAGAGCGAA
This genomic window contains:
- the tnpB gene encoding IS200/IS605 family element transposase accessory protein TnpB, with protein sequence MNKAYKYKLKPNSSQKAMMVNWLDMLRSHYNYCLRDRIESYEQVTQPKLGNYCDLKSKAESCPLTCSVSKNSQLGEPFKGSKKRSAYEMQSSELPNLKKNRKWYKQIHSTVLQQNLRKLDTAFKNFFNGRGYPKFKTRQRFKSFNYPPNQVKIKGNKIYLPSIGWMRFFQSRQIPEGFSLKSVTVRQKANGWYVSISVEDKSIPQSQPKDLDKVKSGIGCDLGIKKLLALSNGEQIKNPQFEKQLERTKTIRQRRASRKKRGSNNQKKAFQKLARIDQKIVNQRTDYQWNIAHHLVRLADVIVLEDLNIQGMSKRCKPKQDENGKYIKNNQSAKRALNRLIRDCSWGELKLKIQSVAEKFGCIVLEVNPKFTSQTCSNCGHVDSTSRNKEKFVCTNCGFIADADNQASVNIGMKGLEILGISQSKLLVEHQKVTAKSELTDSRNREKSMTLVVEPSNPVQLSLFQWSNGQVIGCSESPTIARRV